CTACCCAGGAGAATATTGTGATCTAATTCCCTGGTGTCACAGAAAAGCttagaaaatactatttttctgAAACTGTGGAGAACCCTTTTGCATACAGATTATTATCTGTGGAATGTGAATTCTCTGGAGAGCAAGCCCATTGGTTATCCGTCTTGTGTAACAAAAGTCTTCCTCATAAGCATTTATCATCGTCCTCAGACACCACTCACCACTTGGCTAGCTAGCCCTTGCGAGCTGCCTCCTCTGGCTGGGACACAATACCTCATCCATTTTAGGGGTCTTTATCTATACTTTACCTCCATTATAAAGATCTCATAGGTCAAAACGTCTCCTAGATCCCCACCATACTAATCTCTCCCATTAGGCTTTGCCAGTGTAACTATGGTAACTACTCCCTTCATACTTATGTTACCATCCCTCTTTCTGCAGACAACGACCCCTGCATCATGGTTTCAGcttcaagtaattttttttttactattaatcatttatttagcTTGAGGGATTAAAGgagatacatattttattatgatGTATCTCAAGAGATTAAAAGAGACAGAGTTCTTTATATTTCAGTTCATTGGAATTTACATTTTTTGGGATTTCAGAATCCCGAAAGAGGAGAAACTCAACGACTGAGAATTTCTTTACTGTGATTCAACAATGACAACTGGGGGATTTCAGAATCCCGGAAGAGGAGAAACTCAACAACTGAGGATTTCTTTATTGTGATTCAACAATGACAAGAAGTATCAGAGCCCTCTCCCTGTATACCAGGACTCAAGGTCCCGGGAAGATGAAGGGAAACAGGCAGAAGAATCTGTCCATACTCAACTGAGTAAAAGAACTGCGCAGGTTGTGAAAAGCTAAGTCTGCATGGGCTGGGTGTCCACGAGCCATCGCTGTGTCCCTCTCTTGTTCAAATGATTTAGACCTTATACCGTGGAGGCCAACCACTGCTTGATCCTGACCACTGCAGAGGAGAAGGGCCTTGGTCTGAGCTCAGAGTTATGTCCAAAGATGGAGGTCTAGGGCAAGAAAGGAGATGACACTTTATAATTGTGTCTAAATGTGTCTTATTTATGTCTGAGTTTAATCAGGAACATGTGGAAAGCTCAGCTCCACCTTTCTTTACAACAGCATTACACTGGCCTTCCTTCCCCACATGAGGACTATTGAAGAGAACTATTTTGTCTGCCTTACTGAAAGCACACTCTGAATTCCCTAAGTCTGTGTTTTCTCTGCTCCTCACATGTGTCAGTCAATGGCGGGATCAAAGTCCAAATAGTTTATGTTCCTCCGGGGTCACTCAAGAGGGATGCTTAATTAGAACCTGAGAGAGAAAATTGAGGTTTTAGATGGGATTTTCCCACAAGTAtctaaatattcttttctatcaAAAGAATAGGACTTTCTCAATTGACccactatttttatttacttctgtACTGTGTGAAAAGCTATGAGGTGCTAATAAAGTCAAGTACAAAGCTGGCTTCAAATGATACATTTTCAGCtcttgtcttgtgtgtgtgtgtgtgtgtgtgtgtgtgtctgtgtctgtgtgtgtgtgtgtgtgtgtgtgtgtgtgtgtgtgtgtgtgtgtgtcccaggccaagagggcactggatccccttaATGAGGAATTACAAATGACACTCCCGTCTTGGTAGTAACCAGTAGCTCTCTTATTGAATTAAAGGCTTTCTGAACAGAGGGAAAATCGTCTGGCATTGGAAACCGGATCAACTACCTAGAGCCCGTGCGTCTTCGAGAACCGACTGCCATCGTCTTACTAAACCAGCACGATTCCAAAGTGACACCTAAACTTTTAACCTCATATCCACAGGTAAGTTTCCAACTTTcaccaaagaaacttctctttgtagcAGATGGAGACCAGTACAGAAAACTCccactggtcaaaatgcagagccCAAGTGACGGTAAGGTCCCAGGCCCCAGCTGATACCTCACAACACACCCCTTCACTTAAGGTTCAGGGGACATCTTGGGAGAGGAAGCAAAAATGCTGTAAGAGCCACACACCAGGAAATCTGCTACGAAACAATGTCTCCTGAAAATACCAGGGACGTATCACCCATGATACCTCAACAATACagttagctaaaaaaaaaaaaaaaaaagacccaaataaAGACAGCACCGATAGACGGCTAGTGTGGTAGTGGAAAACCTCACAGAACTCCACCCCCAGGCAAAGAACTATGCAACTAAGGAATGCAGACAACTCAAGAGTTAGTCTTCTCCACAGAGGAGCCCCTATCAGTTATCCAGTGCCAAACGTTGGATACCAAGCCCTGAACTCATATGCATGCGAGCGGCAGGAAACAGAATGAGCCGGTTGGATTGAtatatttggggtgggggggcacgATTATACAAAAAAGAGATCATGGtttcaagaaggaaggaaaacaataaaaatctctAGGGAAACATATGGACGTGAAGAACTAACTCCAGCAGGACCCTTCCTTGGCTTTGACATTTTCATCTCAGCATAAACAGCAGTGTGTTTGTCAGAATAAAACATGAATACAAATATGCAGTGCCTTCCACGGCGCCCGACACACGCCAATGCTTCTTTAAATGAACTTTCCAGGGAAGCTTCAGCACGTTGCCGATGTCTTTCTTCATGTTGGAGCACTTGGTAATATACTGAGACTTCTGTAAAACTTGGCGTTTTCAAATACTCGATGTTCAGTCTTCCAACCTATGAGTGCAATAACCCCAATATTAAGTTTCACTGACTTTAAAAAGTAAGAATGTCATGGTTTTGATGATACCAACCACTCCTCCCAACTCCTCTCAGGTTCGCAcctagcttgctctctctctctctctctctctctctctctctctctctctctctcccccctctcctttacTCCTGAGTAtgggctctcctctctctctggttctttctctactcaaatgacacactgttaaaaaaaactctctctctcccccccctccaagctaacaaatataaatataaatataatataaatatatataaatatatatataaatatatataaatatatatataaatatatataaatatatatataaatatatatataaatatatataaatatataaatataagaggCAAAGGTTTTTTAACAACCCCAGTTCCACCCCCACCACAGTACTCTAGAATGTTGGCTGGCTTGATCTAGGTCCTGCAggggtaaccacagctgctgtaagTTTATGTGTTGCAGTCCTGTCCTgtgctgtcctgtcctgtccaaAAAACAGTTACTAAATTTGAACAGTTACTAAAGTTGAagcttgggaaaaaaagaaagaaagaaagaaagaaagaaagaaagaaagaaagaaagaaagaaagaaagaaagaagaggaggaggaggaaggaaggaaggaaggaaggaaggaaggaaggaaggaaggaaggaagaaagaaagaaagaaagaaagaaagaaagaaagaaagaaagaaagaaagaaagaaagaaagaaagaaagaaaagaaatgaaaacccaaTAAGTCAatggtgccctctgctggtcaaGGGTGGCATGTACAGCATAAAGTTTAACTGAGGTAAAGATTCAGAAAGGGCAGGTTCAAAAATAGTCTACAGAAGCAtgaactcagaaataaaaattaattccaGTCAGCAATGGAAGAGCAAGATCTTTAAGTAGAACCCTGGAGTGCCACCGCTTCCtagcttgctttccctggcttgttcagtttgCATTCTTACACAACCCAGAGCCACCTGCCTGTGAATGAtactgcccacagtaggctgggccctcccgtGTAGATCTGTCATCCAGAAAATGCCACCACAAACTTGCCCACAGTCCAATCTGAGTGACACAATTCCTCatttgaggttccttcttccaacgtgtcaagttgacagaaactaaCCAACACACACTCCAAATGGTGctcctccccctacacacacacaccatttcctctttccttgtaTTTCTGACTCATATCTTCTATAGAAAACTGCAGTCTCTTTTACGCCAGCTAGTGGGATGTATGGCTTCCATCAGATTGATGCTTTTTTATGAAAGTAGCTCTCTTCCCTCAGCTCCCACCCCAAGGTCTGTTCCTCCTGATGAGTGTCTGATCTGTTATTTCTGACATTAACTGGGACTGTGAAGAATCTTAATACACTAGGTAATCAGCTCTCAAATGAGTCTTTCCCGTTAAGTCAAGGTTTCTTGAATCCATAACAGGGTATATTGAGAGTTTCCCTCTGAGGTGGTTATATATCCTGGGGAGTTCCCCCCAGGGTGCTTTCAGCGATTAGGCGTAAGTGAGCAAGTGTCTGTCTTCAGCACCTTTATAATCAGAGACATTTACATTGTTCAAACTAAAAGCCGTAAGGGTGTGATAACCAAGAGCAGTCATAGAGAAATGCAGGACTGCATGAAGGACTGGCAAGGAGGCTAAGTGTTGAATGCTAGCAAATAAATGCTccggaaacaaaaataaaacgcTCAGCTGACTTAATAACCATACAGGCCGAAAGGTTTGCAATCCCGTCGTATATAGCAGTCTTGATAGTCCTTGATGGTTCGCTATACTTTTGCAAGATGCTACTAGATAAAATACATACTATATTGAGAGTTCAGCCTCCCCAGGTAACCTGGAAGGGTTACTATgctaagaaattagggaaataagaTATTATcatcaaaacatttaaataaccACCTgcccaagaaaaaaataaacacgtCGTAAACTACTTTTTCGGCAACCTTTGCCAAGTGCACACCGCAGGGAAAGAGCACCCAGGCGGGTTGCAGTCTCCTAGAGAGACATGGCGTACGCGCGCAAACTCTGGGCGGGCTCACAGCCCTCAACTAACCACTAACACCCACTGGGAGTCCCGTCCATGCAGCGGCTGTCACTCAGCGGGGACGCTGGACCTTGCAGTCACTTGGGcagcctttctctccttccctcatggTGATGAAACTCAGGAAAGACTACCAATCCCAGAAGGCACCGCGCGCTCAAATGGGCGGAGCGGGACTCGAGAGGGCGGAACATGAAGGTCTTCCGGAAAAGATTCAAATCCCTACGTCTGAAATCGCGGGAGGAGCCGACGGCGTTTAGGTAGGAGTGGTCGCTCCGTACTGCACTGTGGGCGGTCGATCGGTTCTTCCCCCAGTGCCTGTTCTCACAGCAAACAGGGATGCAGTTGCTGGGCAGGACCGGTGTGGGCTCCCTGACAACAAGTCTTGCCCGGCGGTGCTCTACCTCCGCTTGCCCACTCCAAGTGACTTTTGACAGGACGGGTGGGTGGAGGGTCTGGAGGTAGCCCAGAGTGTGTGCTCTTCCCGAAGACCCAGatttagttcccagtacccacagagggGGCTCGCCACTGACTGTTATTCCGGTTTTATAAACTAGGTAAGCACAGCTTGTGTTTGTATTGCAAAGCAGCTCAAGGATGACGTGTGGTCGTGCTTCCAGAAGCTTACACCGTGCTCCTTGAGAGCATTAGCTGACATCAGGCTTTAAATCTATAGCGATATACTATTCCTAGCTGAATTATGAACTGTTTAGACTGTAGTTGTCCCTCACTGATAGATTCCGGGGCAGTTATCCTTAGCTCCTAATTAGGCACATAAGATAGATCGATTTCTAAGACACTACTCTTGAAGCTTAATTGGACATATGAGACTCTGTAACTATAACCAGAATTTCATCCTGGACCATTCTAGGTAAGTTTATGTCAAGAGTATGCACCTGTCCACTACATCCAAGTACTTAAGTCGTTCTTATATAAATTACTAAAGGTCCAGAGGTTTGTGACTACATCAGCTTGAAGAGCCCAATGGTGAAGCATTCAGTTCACACGGggacttttaataaatattaaagtagCCATTATTACTAAACTCAGTAAATGCATGATGTAGAgaatcatttctgttttttaaagataacGTTCTTCCGGAGcagcaagaaacaaaacatgtAGAAGCAATCATATTTGCTAAACATTAATGTTCAAAGAGAAGGGAACGTGTCCATGGTCTCCCAGGTACAGTTCAGACGTGCGGCCTCTTGGTTTTACCCACTCCACCTGGCAGTCTTCGTGAAACACACAAGAGACATGGCATGGATTCCGCCTTGCAGATTTTGAGGCCGAAAGTCAAGATGTGTAAAGTCCTTTAAATGGTGCCCAAACTATCGGGCTCGGAGTAGGATGCACGGTTTGGTCGGAAGAGGTTGAGTATATTTAAACTCTGCCCCGTAGGTTACCTATGAAGACAGTTGGCAAACTATGAAGAAAACTTCCAAGAACAGTAATGCCAAGGTTCCCGGTATGGAATTGAATTCCGACGATGCtgaaagggggagaaaagagaatcaAAGTAACTTTGTTGACCTGCTGCCCCTGGAAGTCACTTTTAACATTTTCAGCCAGCTAGACATTCCGAGTCTATGTAGCGCTTCCAGGACGTGCACAAGTTGGAACCGTGCAATAAGAAACAATGACTCCTTATGGAAACCTCACTGCTTGAGCATAAGAGCTGTGTGCCAAAGAGAAGTAGATGATGATATAGAAAATGGTTATACCTGGAGGGTAAGTTCAATCTTCCAACTTGTTATAATTTTGGACAAGGGGTCGTACACAGTTAAGATAATACTGTAAGTTCTCTACTGAGGATTAACATGCAGAGTGTGCTGACTTTAGGAAGTTGAACTATTATCCTCTTTCTACTAGCATAGTTTCCACGATGTTTTCTACTCAGCTTTGTACATCTCAGATCCTAAAGTCGGGAACTTTCCTTGTTAAGCAGAAGGGAGGTGAAGAAGCCAATTGCCTTTCCTTCCACCTTATGAAAATCTCCAGTATATACAGTGTATACACACTAATCCATACGTGCACACATGAATTTGTCAATGCGATTGGCATGTGTATTTCCACATCAGGAACGAATCTCAGCCCTGTGAATGAGTTTCTCTACCAACCACACTGCCAGCCCTTTTGAACGATGATGTCTATGCTTTCAGGTAATACTCCTGAGAAATTACCAGAAGAGCAAAGTGAAAAACGAGTGGCTAAGCGGCCGATACAGCAACATCCGTTCTCCCGTTAGCCTGCCAGAGAAGGCCATGTGCCCGATGGACGCAGATACGTGGGGGGAAATTCTAGATGCAGAGCTGGGAAGAGAAGTTGAAAAGTTGCAATAGTTTGACGCCACGTTATCAAGATCACTCAGGCTTCGGGGgactttttaaaatctgataATGTCCTTGTcagccttttaaatatttaacatttaaaagaaaacaaagttgaaCATGaaactttgtttatattttttgcactttagttaaaaaaaaatgttctggtcTTATACTGTAGGAAAGtcatgaaatgttatttttataagaaatagTAGACTAATAGAATGATTTTGAAATGTATTGTTCCATATATTTATGTTAGAATAGTGCGTTACTTTAAGTAGTAGAATTTACCGTTGTTTCCTATTTAAACTTTCAAGAATTCAGGGGATTTCTGAAGAACTTATTTAAAGATCCATCATAAATTAAGTATAGATATATACTCATAGGAGTAATACTGAAGTGAATAGTTGCGATAGGTTTAAATTGATAATAAATTTACATGTTAGTAACTTAACAGTTTGCACTGCAGTGGAACAGATTGAATTGTCAAATagtgaaactattttaaaatgtgttaaacCTATAGTTTATTTAAACTTGTCTCAGACtaagattttcattatttttttacaaaCCTGAGATTAGTCTCAAAGACTGAGAATGTGTGGAAATCTTCAGGACATTTCATGGCTTTTAGAACCACCGAAGGCTTTATTTACCTTATCAAACGTGTTCCCAACACTTGATAGCACCACCTAGTGGCACTCCTGGATGCTTCTCCTTACTCATTAGGGAAAATT
The sequence above is a segment of the Rattus rattus isolate New Zealand chromosome 11, Rrattus_CSIRO_v1, whole genome shotgun sequence genome. Coding sequences within it:
- the LOC116912550 gene encoding F-box only protein 48-like, producing the protein MKKTSKNSNAKVPGMELNSDDAERGRKENQSNFVDLLPLEVTFNIFSQLDIPSLCSASRTCTSWNRAIRNNDSLWKPHCLSIRAVCQREVDDDIENGYTWRVILLRNYQKSKVKNEWLSGRYSNIRSPVSLPEKAMCPMDADTWGEILDAELGREVEKLQ